One Streptomyces sp. NBC_00223 genomic window carries:
- a CDS encoding glycosyltransferase family 2 protein encodes MVSAPPRISCVILCHNYGRYLDQAITSCMEQEPGNFILQEIIVIDDGSNDETEEVCLRHKDDVKVIRRQRQGFAQTLTDAFLLATGDWVALLDADDWFHPSKLRTCAEAMAGGALFIEHWENVVDSDGNPMVKEPHPGGNTSTLVVHREAARSLLPAANEIFFHALREAGHGIVLSTPSTFYRIHPRSMTDRSTPGVSQDYRAEVCTALADRLQAMRGDPPDWATSRRLQRISLHFRTIALGHQIESTMQRGRRLPAMLLIPGMLISTLRARDSIAPWLRSLSSVITGRPIVRLNARQ; translated from the coding sequence GTGGTGAGTGCCCCACCGCGCATCTCGTGCGTCATCCTCTGCCACAACTACGGCCGCTATCTCGACCAGGCCATAACAAGCTGCATGGAACAGGAACCCGGAAACTTCATCCTTCAGGAAATCATCGTCATCGACGACGGCTCCAACGACGAAACCGAAGAGGTGTGCCTGCGCCACAAGGACGACGTCAAGGTCATCCGGAGACAGCGGCAGGGATTCGCGCAAACCCTGACTGACGCCTTTCTCCTCGCCACCGGCGACTGGGTGGCTCTGCTCGATGCCGACGACTGGTTCCACCCTTCGAAACTGCGCACGTGCGCTGAGGCGATGGCGGGCGGGGCGCTGTTCATCGAACACTGGGAGAACGTGGTCGACTCCGACGGAAATCCGATGGTGAAGGAGCCGCACCCCGGCGGGAATACCAGCACGTTGGTCGTTCATCGCGAAGCCGCCAGGAGCCTGCTGCCCGCGGCCAACGAGATCTTCTTCCATGCTTTACGTGAAGCCGGCCACGGAATTGTGCTCTCCACCCCCTCGACCTTCTACCGTATCCACCCGAGAAGCATGACCGACCGCAGCACGCCAGGCGTGTCACAGGACTACCGAGCTGAAGTCTGCACTGCCCTTGCCGACCGCCTCCAGGCAATGCGCGGAGATCCCCCCGACTGGGCGACCAGCCGCCGACTTCAAAGGATTTCCCTGCATTTCCGCACGATCGCTCTCGGCCATCAGATCGAATCCACCATGCAGCGAGGTCGGCGTCTGCCCGCGATGCTCCTGATTCCGGGAATGCTCATCAGCACTCTCCGTGCTCGGGATTCAATAGCGCCGTGGCTCCGGTCTCTGTCCAGCGTGATCACAGGGCGGCCGATCGTGCGGCTGAACGCGAGGCAATGA
- a CDS encoding methyltransferase domain-containing protein, which translates to MHADTSAPHQPIGGPETYFIRNGYRGRKEVEYFTDETDDTVTWQPDVYPYAAARASELGRDVVIDIGCGRAGKLASLAYGYPDWTFIGVDFGDNLVWCRDNHPFGEWIEVDLESAERLPIDASLVRRSIVVCSDVVEHLLDPAPVLSLVHGLLVEGGAVAVLSTPARECRSGYNAPGPPRNLSHVREWASDEFQALLKASGFEIRHAGLTRSDDASNGLSTQLLLIGTAETQGGRR; encoded by the coding sequence ATGCACGCAGACACCTCGGCCCCTCACCAGCCCATCGGCGGCCCCGAGACGTACTTCATCAGGAACGGCTACCGCGGCCGGAAGGAGGTGGAGTACTTCACCGACGAGACGGACGACACGGTGACCTGGCAGCCCGACGTCTACCCGTACGCCGCCGCCCGGGCCAGTGAACTCGGCCGCGACGTGGTGATCGACATCGGCTGCGGACGGGCCGGCAAGCTGGCGTCGCTGGCCTACGGATACCCGGACTGGACGTTCATCGGCGTGGACTTCGGGGACAACCTCGTGTGGTGCCGCGACAACCACCCCTTCGGCGAGTGGATCGAGGTAGACCTGGAATCGGCCGAGCGACTGCCCATCGACGCTTCCCTCGTACGCCGTTCGATCGTGGTCTGCTCCGACGTCGTGGAGCACCTGCTGGACCCGGCTCCGGTCCTGTCACTGGTCCACGGCCTCCTCGTGGAGGGAGGCGCAGTCGCCGTACTGTCCACGCCCGCCCGCGAGTGCCGCAGCGGCTACAACGCTCCTGGCCCGCCCCGCAACCTCAGCCACGTCCGGGAATGGGCGAGCGACGAGTTCCAGGCGCTGTTGAAAGCATCGGGATTCGAGATCCGCCACGCGGGGCTGACGCGGAGCGACGACGCTTCCAACGGACTGTCCACCCAGCTGCTTCTCATCGGCACGGCCGAGACGCAAGGGGGTCGGCGGTGA
- a CDS encoding radical SAM protein: MLTHDELPIVHLVLNTDCNAWDLAPTNTSPGVCRFCYRERNRVSTDADTVRRVIDRLRSESEAYRCVFTGGDPVMPYDNHLEAALRHATEAGFETNLHTNGLLLGERYAGILDHVTVYSLAVDGPDSRTADWFRGQGYFERFLSNVDLLAADQRRLAFNTFTTAVSVKELPRMALLIAEVSRRTEVEYWLISQYRPVGRTSARKAEIYGFDRRDFVQAVDDLHGDVNGVTVYAQPTRAPEDPYPFRVWVLADGTVTADLGSVAAPRNAVLGNLLVDGFEPLVRRAFALREQTPREGTA, encoded by the coding sequence ATGCTGACGCACGACGAACTCCCGATCGTCCACCTCGTCCTCAACACCGACTGCAACGCCTGGGACCTGGCACCGACCAACACATCTCCAGGCGTGTGCCGCTTCTGCTACCGCGAGCGCAACAGGGTCAGTACCGACGCGGACACGGTCCGCCGTGTCATCGACCGCCTCCGCTCGGAGTCCGAGGCCTACCGGTGCGTCTTCACCGGCGGCGACCCCGTGATGCCGTACGACAACCACCTGGAGGCTGCTCTCCGGCACGCCACCGAGGCGGGCTTCGAGACCAACCTCCACACCAACGGGCTGCTCCTGGGCGAACGCTACGCCGGCATCCTCGACCACGTGACCGTGTACTCGCTGGCGGTCGACGGCCCGGACTCCAGGACCGCCGACTGGTTCCGAGGGCAGGGGTACTTCGAACGCTTCCTGTCCAACGTCGACCTTCTCGCCGCCGACCAGCGGCGGCTGGCGTTCAACACCTTCACCACGGCCGTCTCGGTGAAGGAGCTGCCGCGCATGGCGCTGCTCATCGCCGAAGTGTCCCGGCGAACGGAAGTCGAGTACTGGCTGATCTCGCAGTACCGCCCCGTCGGACGCACAAGCGCCCGCAAGGCGGAGATCTACGGCTTCGACAGGCGAGACTTCGTCCAGGCCGTGGACGACCTGCACGGCGACGTCAACGGCGTGACCGTCTACGCCCAGCCGACACGTGCCCCGGAGGACCCGTACCCGTTCCGCGTCTGGGTCCTCGCCGACGGCACGGTCACGGCGGACCTCGGCAGCGTCGCGGCACCTCGCAACGCCGTGCTCGGCAACCTGCTCGTCGACGGGTTCGAGCCGCTGGTCCGCCGAGCTTTCGCCCTCCGTGAGCAGACACCCCGGGAAGGAACCGCATGA
- a CDS encoding alcohol dehydrogenase catalytic domain-containing protein — MSVPYGWSVSKGVLGWAPAPVGVLAVRGTTHVAVHYTGVCGSDVAKLGRPWQGQLPEPWYPGHEIVGIDRETGGWVAVDPLVPCRSCRYCGRGQVHLCPELRRVGWDLPGGLAHEVRVPRGNVVPLPALHDPAHGVLADPMAVALHGVRCGLPAAPGRLGIIGGGVLGVCTAICAAGAGWDVHMLVRKPSQSHQLSYVLPSHINLHADELPRCDVVVDAASGDSDAPVRQALKAVRDGGTVLVQNAYAPQVMLSVALREIFRRSITLRGSFSYCRADGHDDFRDAVGIVAKGGDWAALMTRDRFPLGDLPQGLMALRSGARHRPFKLLLTSHT; from the coding sequence GTGAGCGTCCCTTACGGATGGTCGGTCTCGAAAGGCGTCCTCGGCTGGGCCCCTGCGCCCGTCGGCGTACTCGCGGTGCGCGGTACGACACACGTTGCGGTGCACTACACGGGCGTCTGCGGAAGCGATGTCGCGAAGCTCGGCCGGCCTTGGCAGGGGCAGTTGCCGGAGCCGTGGTATCCCGGTCACGAGATTGTCGGAATCGACAGGGAGACCGGCGGCTGGGTCGCCGTCGATCCGCTGGTTCCCTGCCGCTCGTGCAGGTACTGCGGGCGCGGGCAGGTGCACCTCTGCCCGGAACTGCGACGCGTCGGATGGGACCTGCCCGGGGGGCTCGCCCACGAGGTGAGGGTGCCCCGCGGCAACGTCGTCCCCCTGCCCGCGCTCCACGATCCGGCGCACGGCGTCCTTGCCGATCCCATGGCTGTGGCTTTGCACGGCGTCCGCTGCGGCCTCCCGGCAGCCCCCGGGCGGCTCGGCATCATCGGTGGCGGTGTCCTCGGGGTCTGCACGGCGATCTGTGCTGCGGGCGCGGGATGGGACGTCCACATGCTCGTCAGGAAGCCCTCGCAGTCCCACCAGTTGAGCTACGTGCTCCCCTCGCACATCAACCTCCATGCCGATGAGCTGCCACGATGCGACGTCGTCGTGGATGCCGCATCCGGTGACAGCGACGCCCCCGTACGCCAAGCGCTGAAGGCCGTCCGTGACGGGGGAACCGTTCTCGTGCAGAACGCCTATGCGCCCCAGGTGATGCTCTCCGTCGCCCTGCGGGAGATCTTTCGGCGCTCAATCACTCTGCGCGGCTCCTTCTCGTACTGCCGCGCGGACGGCCACGACGACTTCAGGGACGCCGTCGGCATCGTCGCCAAAGGCGGCGACTGGGCGGCCCTCATGACCCGGGACCGTTTCCCTCTCGGCGATCTCCCGCAGGGGCTGATGGCGCTGAGGAGCGGAGCCCGGCATCGCCCGTTCAAGCTCCTCCTCACGTCCCACACCTGA
- a CDS encoding AAA family ATPase — protein sequence MTIDGQAVGVAGKSRPGWRPDKLRQQREAHGLTLEGAGERLREVARTAGLTAPAANFQTLWQHEQGEVYPGPHYRRAYCLMYRATEPELGFRHALPDEATKLSFTASSEPHDGSHVLAVERALLQLTPATQDMDGLGVQQRILDAWKRRHTGGDPNRPTLMMVGGYAGSGKSEFSRFISQLTGWPVLDKDPITRPLVERLLVELGSDPNDRHTDIYRQQVRPLEYQCLLETAYANIDCAISTVLTAPFVAEATDPRWMRRLINRCEARGVTVVVVWIQCDLDTMHEHVSFRSAARDSWKLQNWEAYAAGLDLELKPVVPHLVVDNRLGAAISLTDQVRQVFGTVFP from the coding sequence ATGACCATTGATGGGCAGGCGGTAGGCGTGGCGGGGAAGAGTCGCCCGGGCTGGCGCCCGGACAAGTTGCGGCAGCAACGTGAAGCCCACGGCCTGACGCTGGAGGGCGCGGGTGAGCGTCTCCGCGAGGTGGCCCGAACCGCCGGACTGACCGCGCCGGCGGCCAACTTCCAGACGCTGTGGCAGCACGAGCAGGGCGAGGTCTACCCCGGTCCGCACTATCGGCGCGCCTACTGCCTGATGTACCGCGCGACCGAGCCCGAACTCGGATTCCGTCACGCTCTGCCGGACGAGGCCACGAAGCTCTCGTTCACGGCGTCGAGCGAGCCGCACGACGGCTCCCACGTACTGGCCGTGGAGCGCGCCCTGCTCCAGCTCACGCCCGCAACACAGGACATGGACGGACTGGGCGTACAGCAACGCATCCTCGACGCCTGGAAACGGCGTCACACCGGCGGCGACCCGAACAGGCCGACGCTGATGATGGTCGGAGGCTACGCGGGAAGCGGGAAGTCGGAGTTCTCCCGCTTCATATCCCAGCTCACCGGCTGGCCTGTCCTCGACAAGGACCCGATCACGCGACCACTTGTCGAACGCCTCCTCGTGGAGCTGGGCAGCGACCCCAACGACCGGCACACCGACATCTACCGGCAGCAGGTCCGCCCACTGGAGTACCAGTGCCTGCTGGAGACCGCGTACGCGAACATCGACTGCGCGATCAGCACCGTCCTCACCGCGCCGTTCGTCGCCGAGGCCACCGACCCCCGGTGGATGCGGCGCCTGATCAACCGCTGCGAGGCACGCGGCGTCACCGTCGTTGTCGTCTGGATCCAGTGCGACCTCGACACGATGCACGAGCACGTCAGCTTCCGGTCCGCCGCCCGGGACAGCTGGAAACTCCAGAACTGGGAGGCGTACGCCGCAGGACTCGACCTCGAACTGAAGCCCGTCGTTCCTCACTTGGTCGTCGACAACCGGCTCGGTGCGGCAATCTCCCTCACGGATCAGGTACGCCAGGTCTTCGGGACGGTGTTCCCGTGA
- a CDS encoding guanylate kinase: protein MRPGILLYGPPAAGKDTVTAAMAELDARYVPFNRLKVGGGKFAGYRMGTQEQLASLEAREDVIYRNERYGNVYVVDRPGLEQAMEGGKVPVVHLGQVAGVERVGTLFPARWVRVLLWCSRASTAQRSRQRGDTDTAARLAAWDATQVDLASYPQAGWEVRVDTDVTKPWGAAQQIDAFIRSAATQP, encoded by the coding sequence GTGAGGCCGGGCATTCTGCTCTACGGTCCGCCGGCGGCGGGCAAGGACACGGTCACTGCGGCCATGGCCGAACTCGACGCGCGATACGTCCCGTTCAACCGCCTCAAGGTCGGCGGCGGCAAGTTCGCGGGCTACCGGATGGGCACGCAAGAACAGTTGGCCAGTCTTGAAGCGCGCGAAGACGTCATCTACCGCAACGAGCGGTACGGCAACGTCTACGTCGTCGACCGGCCCGGTCTCGAACAAGCCATGGAGGGCGGGAAGGTACCGGTGGTCCACCTCGGCCAGGTAGCAGGGGTGGAGCGGGTAGGCACCCTCTTCCCGGCGCGCTGGGTGCGCGTGCTGCTGTGGTGTTCGAGGGCGTCCACGGCCCAGCGGTCGCGGCAGCGGGGCGACACCGACACGGCGGCTCGGCTGGCCGCGTGGGACGCCACTCAGGTGGACCTCGCCTCGTACCCGCAGGCCGGGTGGGAGGTCCGGGTGGACACGGACGTGACGAAGCCCTGGGGAGCGGCCCAGCAGATCGACGCCTTCATCCGAAGTGCGGCGACTCAGCCCTGA
- a CDS encoding DUF1932 domain-containing protein — MTATIGLLHPGSMGAAFGAQLRARGHTVLWCPDGRSEATRLRAEGAELHPVALPELAARSEVLLSLCPPAAAEEVAAHVAAVRTGTDAIYVEANAVVPSRMQRMAELLEPMPVVDAAVVGSPPSGGKTPMLYLAGAGKQTDRIVDLFAETDVRTHVLGGPFGAASALKLAYTSYQKVSRVLAAVAYGAADAYDVGDELLAIAAKRTRSYLVETDYIPKTAARAWRWGPEIEDAAALLADAGLPDALMYAAAATLARWGDSKDQALTIAEALEALRVTPEDPS, encoded by the coding sequence ATGACGGCGACCATCGGGCTACTGCACCCAGGCAGTATGGGGGCCGCCTTCGGCGCGCAACTCCGGGCTCGCGGCCACACAGTGCTCTGGTGTCCCGACGGCCGTAGCGAGGCGACCCGTCTCCGAGCAGAAGGCGCCGAACTTCATCCCGTCGCGCTCCCCGAACTCGCCGCTCGTTCCGAGGTGCTGCTCTCCCTCTGCCCACCTGCCGCAGCAGAGGAGGTCGCAGCCCACGTCGCGGCAGTTCGGACCGGCACGGACGCGATCTACGTCGAAGCCAATGCCGTGGTGCCGTCACGCATGCAGCGCATGGCCGAGCTACTCGAACCGATGCCGGTGGTCGACGCCGCAGTGGTCGGGTCTCCCCCGAGTGGTGGCAAGACGCCGATGCTGTACCTGGCCGGTGCCGGCAAACAGACCGACCGGATCGTTGACCTCTTCGCGGAGACCGATGTCCGGACGCACGTCCTCGGGGGTCCCTTTGGCGCGGCCTCCGCGTTGAAGCTCGCATACACCAGCTACCAGAAGGTCTCCCGAGTGCTGGCCGCCGTGGCTTACGGAGCGGCCGACGCTTACGACGTCGGGGACGAACTGCTGGCGATCGCGGCCAAGCGCACCCGCAGCTATCTCGTCGAGACTGACTACATCCCCAAGACCGCCGCCCGTGCCTGGCGCTGGGGCCCGGAGATCGAGGACGCGGCTGCCCTGCTCGCCGACGCCGGATTGCCGGACGCTCTTATGTACGCGGCTGCGGCCACACTCGCTCGGTGGGGCGACAGCAAGGACCAGGCACTCACCATCGCCGAGGCGTTGGAGGCACTGCGCGTGACACCGGAGGACCCGAGCTGA
- a CDS encoding HAD family hydrolase, producing the protein MQRPLVLFDLDNTLVDRQRTLADWVAEFAGRYGLGDEAQAYVLGMASERAYPSTFDAIRARYSLPLSTTELWDAYCRDMAAMVSCPGEVLEGLDTLRAAGWRVGVATNGAADIQWAKLRATGIADHVDSAFVSEEAGARKPERRHFALAAARCGAVLGDGGWMVGDNPVNDIGGGHSAGLRTVWVGNGRSWAPHVPDPDHTVPCVRAAIDLLLRHGADRVGAAS; encoded by the coding sequence ATGCAGAGACCGCTGGTTCTCTTCGACCTCGACAACACCCTCGTGGACCGACAGAGGACGCTCGCCGACTGGGTCGCTGAGTTCGCTGGTCGGTACGGGTTGGGGGACGAGGCGCAGGCGTACGTCCTGGGGATGGCGTCCGAGCGGGCGTATCCCTCCACGTTCGACGCGATCCGGGCCCGTTACAGCCTGCCTTTGTCGACTACCGAGTTGTGGGACGCGTACTGCCGCGACATGGCGGCCATGGTGTCGTGCCCGGGCGAGGTCCTGGAGGGGTTGGACACGTTGCGTGCGGCCGGCTGGCGGGTGGGAGTGGCGACCAACGGTGCGGCGGACATCCAGTGGGCCAAGCTGAGGGCCACCGGTATCGCCGATCACGTAGACAGCGCCTTCGTCTCCGAGGAAGCCGGCGCGCGCAAGCCCGAGCGTCGGCATTTCGCCCTGGCCGCGGCCCGGTGCGGGGCTGTGCTGGGCGATGGCGGCTGGATGGTGGGCGACAACCCTGTCAATGACATCGGTGGCGGGCACTCTGCCGGGCTGCGGACTGTCTGGGTCGGCAACGGCCGTTCCTGGGCTCCGCACGTCCCCGACCCCGATCACACGGTTCCCTGCGTGCGCGCCGCCATCGACCTCCTGCTTCGACACGGCGCAGATCGGGTAGGGGCGGCGTCATGA
- a CDS encoding DUF397 domain-containing protein — translation MQHSSLDLSVARWRKSSHSNGTGGSCVEVADGFEGVQPVRDSKDPNVPALVFPTSTWSTFVTAVKSGHFPA, via the coding sequence ATGCAGCACAGCAGCCTTGATCTGAGCGTCGCCCGGTGGCGCAAGTCGTCCCACAGCAACGGAACCGGCGGTAGCTGCGTGGAAGTAGCGGACGGCTTCGAGGGTGTGCAGCCGGTCCGTGACTCCAAGGACCCGAACGTCCCGGCCCTGGTCTTCCCGACGTCGACTTGGTCGACGTTCGTGACCGCCGTGAAGTCGGGCCACTTCCCCGCCTGA
- a CDS encoding helix-turn-helix domain-containing protein, protein MTEPKSLDPFQSPDAYYGSELRRLREAATLSQDRLGARVFVSGAYIGQIETAVRKPRLDLSVRLDAALESGQHLERLCRMVQKSRPLYTNGHATYFAQAADHESRASAICEYAPSFVPGLLQTESYIRAVVKAANPRASASEVDKLVQTRLRRAALLDDSTRPEFWAVLHENVLRIPVGGPAVMAEQLAFIAERIRAGRVMVQVLCYQNGANGMMAGMMSLMSFPDAPALAYEEGLHSGQILDEKDVVALYEKSYDLARAVALSPEASLALLDSAAEDYANAAQQP, encoded by the coding sequence GTGACCGAACCGAAGTCCCTCGATCCATTTCAGAGTCCTGACGCCTACTACGGCTCGGAATTGCGACGGTTGCGCGAAGCGGCAACCTTGTCCCAAGACCGGCTTGGCGCACGAGTGTTCGTTTCCGGCGCGTATATCGGCCAAATCGAAACGGCCGTGCGCAAACCCCGACTCGACCTTTCCGTACGTCTGGACGCGGCGCTGGAATCCGGCCAGCACTTGGAGCGGCTGTGCCGGATGGTCCAAAAGTCCAGGCCGTTGTACACGAACGGCCACGCGACGTACTTCGCCCAGGCTGCCGATCACGAGTCGCGTGCGTCCGCCATCTGCGAGTACGCGCCCAGTTTCGTTCCTGGTCTGCTCCAGACGGAGTCGTACATTCGCGCGGTTGTCAAAGCCGCCAACCCGCGCGCGTCAGCCAGTGAGGTCGACAAGCTGGTGCAGACGCGGCTCCGGCGGGCGGCGCTCCTGGACGACTCAACACGTCCCGAGTTCTGGGCGGTTCTGCATGAGAACGTGCTGCGTATCCCGGTCGGCGGTCCGGCTGTCATGGCCGAACAGCTGGCTTTCATCGCCGAGCGAATCCGCGCGGGGCGGGTCATGGTGCAAGTGCTTTGCTACCAGAATGGCGCGAACGGGATGATGGCGGGCATGATGTCGCTGATGTCCTTCCCGGATGCTCCGGCATTGGCGTACGAAGAGGGCCTGCACTCCGGCCAAATTCTGGACGAGAAGGACGTGGTGGCCCTCTACGAGAAGTCGTACGATCTCGCCAGGGCCGTCGCGCTGTCGCCGGAGGCGTCCCTGGCCCTGTTGGACTCGGCGGCGGAGGACTACGCGAATGCAGCACAGCAGCCTTGA
- a CDS encoding ATP-binding protein produces MGTTEAPPVAVGFPGGGAGASRLYSPPQRMWPATFRSVHRARHALEVTLREWELDDLVDAAGLTLSELMGNAVEHAYVPGRLVGVSVFRVEGGGVVLEVHDAEDEEQPLRAAAAAPDQDRGRGLALVDAMTCGRWGSVKRDGPGKMVWAALGPGPELGPGVEASAGGAG; encoded by the coding sequence ATGGGGACAACGGAAGCGCCGCCGGTGGCGGTCGGGTTTCCCGGTGGTGGCGCGGGGGCGTCCCGGCTGTATTCGCCGCCGCAGCGGATGTGGCCGGCTACGTTCCGGAGCGTCCACCGGGCCCGGCACGCACTCGAAGTGACGCTGCGGGAATGGGAGTTGGACGATCTGGTCGACGCGGCCGGGCTCACGCTCTCGGAGTTGATGGGCAATGCCGTGGAACACGCTTATGTGCCGGGGCGGTTGGTCGGCGTGAGTGTGTTCCGCGTCGAGGGCGGGGGCGTCGTCCTTGAGGTGCACGACGCGGAGGACGAGGAGCAGCCGTTGCGGGCGGCGGCAGCGGCGCCGGACCAGGACAGGGGTCGCGGGCTCGCGCTGGTGGACGCGATGACGTGCGGGCGGTGGGGCTCGGTCAAGCGGGACGGGCCGGGGAAGATGGTGTGGGCGGCGCTGGGCCCGGGTCCGGAGCTGGGGCCGGGCGTTGAGGCGAGCGCCGGTGGTGCGGGGTGA
- a CDS encoding IS256 family transposase: MNEISPHAESMDSREEAGRRLAGALSPAAIDRMLADAEEAGVGIDGAGGLLQQMMKAVLERALQVEMADHLGYESGDPAGRGSGNSRNGSYPKTLTTTAGPVTVDVPRDRKAAFEPVIVPKGRRRLAQVDDMILSLYARGMTTRDISAHLKEVYGSEVSPALVSKITDVVADEITAWQNGPVDEIYPILYIDALSVKVRDGGMVANKSAHLVIGVDVDGIKNVLGIWIQDTEGSKFWLNVLTQLKNRGLRDALIVCCDGLTGLPEAINTVWDKALVQTCVTHLIRASLKYVSYTDRKKVAAALKPIYTAATESEALSALDELRTNYGKNYPGLIASWERAWEEFIPFLAFDRDIRRVIYTTNAIESLNYQLRKITKTRGHFPTDDAAIKLLYLGIRRIEGRHIDGDGPIPQGRVRGTGTLGWKRAMNHFMLAFPDRLPL; this comes from the coding sequence ATGAACGAGATCAGCCCGCATGCCGAGTCCATGGACAGTCGCGAGGAGGCGGGCCGGCGCCTGGCGGGGGCCCTGTCGCCCGCCGCGATCGACCGGATGCTGGCGGACGCGGAGGAGGCCGGTGTCGGCATCGACGGGGCCGGCGGGCTGTTGCAGCAGATGATGAAGGCGGTCCTGGAGAGGGCCCTGCAGGTCGAGATGGCCGATCACCTGGGCTACGAGTCCGGGGACCCGGCCGGAAGGGGCAGTGGGAACTCCCGCAACGGCAGCTACCCCAAGACCCTCACCACGACCGCGGGGCCGGTCACGGTGGACGTGCCCAGGGACCGCAAGGCCGCCTTCGAGCCGGTCATCGTGCCCAAGGGGCGGCGGCGTCTGGCTCAGGTCGACGACATGATCCTGTCGCTCTACGCCCGCGGCATGACCACCCGCGACATCTCCGCGCACCTGAAGGAGGTCTACGGATCCGAGGTCTCCCCGGCCCTCGTATCCAAGATCACCGATGTGGTGGCCGATGAGATAACTGCCTGGCAGAACGGGCCAGTTGACGAGATCTACCCGATCCTCTACATCGACGCGCTGAGCGTGAAGGTGCGCGACGGCGGCATGGTCGCCAACAAGTCGGCCCACCTGGTCATCGGCGTGGACGTCGACGGGATCAAGAACGTGCTGGGCATCTGGATCCAGGACACCGAGGGCTCGAAGTTCTGGCTGAACGTGCTCACCCAGCTGAAGAACCGCGGCCTGCGGGACGCGCTGATCGTGTGCTGCGACGGCCTGACCGGCCTACCCGAGGCCATCAATACCGTCTGGGACAAGGCCTTGGTCCAAACCTGCGTAACCCACCTAATTCGGGCGTCGCTGAAATACGTCTCCTACACCGACCGCAAGAAGGTCGCCGCCGCCCTCAAGCCCATCTACACCGCCGCGACCGAGTCCGAGGCCCTGTCCGCACTGGACGAGCTCAGGACGAACTACGGCAAGAACTACCCCGGTTTGATCGCCAGTTGGGAGCGGGCCTGGGAGGAGTTCATCCCCTTCCTCGCCTTCGACCGCGACATCAGGCGGGTAATTTACACCACAAATGCGATCGAATCCCTGAACTACCAGCTCCGCAAGATCACCAAGACGCGCGGACACTTCCCCACCGACGACGCCGCCATCAAGCTCCTCTACCTCGGCATCCGCCGCATCGAGGGCCGCCACATCGACGGCGACGGCCCCATCCCCCAAGGCCGCGTCCGCGGCACCGGCACCCTCGGCTGGAAGCGCGCCATGAACCACTTCATGCTCGCCTTTCCCGACCGCCTCCCCCTCTAA
- a CDS encoding DUF6879 family protein, with amino-acid sequence MRDAYGLDGDYQEWTSGNRFDPAERWPWWIDLVSASVVRGVDVRRARIVSEPISPYVRYEYELTGGHNVKAGEAVRWLPRRRASDLALPGNDFWLFDGTSVLFNHFAGDGTMTGEELVTDPAVAGLCVSAFAAVWERATPHGEYRPV; translated from the coding sequence ATGAGGGACGCGTACGGGCTCGATGGCGACTACCAGGAGTGGACTTCGGGCAACCGTTTCGATCCCGCGGAGCGCTGGCCCTGGTGGATCGATCTCGTCTCCGCGTCGGTGGTCCGTGGCGTGGACGTACGCCGGGCGCGCATCGTCTCCGAGCCGATCTCCCCGTACGTGCGGTACGAGTACGAGCTGACCGGCGGGCACAACGTCAAGGCCGGTGAGGCCGTACGCTGGCTGCCTCGCCGACGAGCATCGGACCTGGCGCTGCCCGGCAACGACTTCTGGCTGTTCGACGGCACGTCGGTCCTGTTCAACCACTTCGCGGGGGACGGAACGATGACCGGCGAAGAACTGGTCACCGACCCTGCCGTGGCGGGGCTGTGCGTGTCCGCGTTCGCCGCCGTATGGGAACGCGCCACCCCGCACGGGGAGTACCGGCCGGTCTGA